The Musa acuminata AAA Group cultivar baxijiao chromosome BXJ1-3, Cavendish_Baxijiao_AAA, whole genome shotgun sequence genome window below encodes:
- the LOC135617400 gene encoding 3-oxoacyl-[acyl-carrier-protein] synthase I, chloroplastic-like, whose protein sequence is MRFTLINGDSHVWCLVENVGCDNASNLLPRRLRLPYSPSLCFELPFLFAFRPLPSSQNSRVLPSTGMQTLRVPTMDGLRLSPATPSATPRRPSLRRPAGASSIRASVVAAAPRRETDPKKRVVITGMGLVSVFGNDVDAYYEKLLEGESGIGPIDRFDASKLPTRFAGQIRGFSSEGYIDGKNDRRLDDCLRYCLVSGKKALESAGLGVGSQAISKIDKVRAGVLVGTGMGGLTVFSDGVQALIEKGHRKITPFFIPYAITNMGSALLAMDIGFMGANYSISTACATSNYCFYAAANHIRRGEADIMIAGGTEAAIIPIGVGGFVACRALSQRNDDPKTASRPWDTGRDGFVMGEGAGVLVMESLEHAMKRDAPIIAEYLGGAVNCDAYHMTDPRADGLGVSSCIRKSLEDAGVAPEEVSYINAHATSTLAGDLAEVNAINQVFKNPSGIKMNATKSMIGHCLGAAGGLEAIATVKAITTGWLHPSINQFNPEPAVEFDTVANKKQQHEVNIAISNSFGFGGHNSVVVFAPFKP, encoded by the exons ATGCGTTTCACGTTGATCAACGGAGATTCACATGTTTGGTGTTTAGTCGAGAACGTCGGATGCGATAATGCATCAAATCTTCTCCCTCGACGTCTCCGCCTCCCCTATTCTCCCTCCCTCTGCTTCGAGCTCCCATTTCTATTCGCGTTTCGCCCTCTTCCCTCCTCCCAGAATTCTAGGGTTCTACCCAGCACCGGGATGCAGACCCTCCGCGTCCCTACGATGGACGGCCTCCGCCTCTCCCCCGCTACGCCGTCCGCCACCCCCCGACGTCCCTCCCTCCGCCGGCCCGCCGGCGCCAGCTCCATCCGCGCCTCCGTCGTCGCGGCGGCGCCACGCCGCGAGACGGATCCCAAGAAGCGGGTGGTCATCACCGGGATGGGGCTTGTCTCGGTGTTCGGGAATGACGTAGATGCGTACTACGAGAAGCTTCTGGAGGGGGAGAGCGGGATCGGGCCCATCGACCGGTTCGACGCCTCCAAATTACCCACGAGGTTCGCCGGGCAGATCAGGGGGTTCTCGTCGGAGGGGTACATTGACGGGAAGAACGACCGGCGGCTCGATGACTGTCTGAGGTATTGCCTTGTCAGCGGCAAGAAGGCTCTCGAGAGCGCTGGCCTCGGTGTCGGCAGCCAAGCAATCAGCAAG ATTGACAAGGTTCGAGCAGGTGTGCTTGTTGGCACAGGCATGGGTGGTCTTACAGTGTTTTCCGATGGTGTTCAGGCTCTTATAGAGAAAGGCCATAGGAAAATAACTCCATTTTTCATTCCTTATGCTATAACAAACATGGGTTCTGCCTTACTTGCTATGGATATTGGATTTATGGGCGCAAATTACTCCATTTCAACTGCCTGTGCAACCTCCAACTATTGCTTTTATGCTGCTGCTAACCATATACGTCGAGGTGAGGCTGATATAATGATTGCTGGGGGTACTGAAGCTGCCATTATTCCTATTGGTGTTGGTGGGTTTGTCGCCTGTAGAGCACTGTCCCAGAGAAATGATGATCCAAAAACTGCATCAAGGCCATGGGACACAGGTCGAGATGGTTTTGTTATGGGTGAAGGTGCTGGTGTGTTG GTCatggagagccttgaacatgcaaTGAAGCGTGATGCACCAATTATAGCTGAGTATCTGGGAGGTGCTGTGAACTGTGATGCCTATCATATGACAGATCCTAGAGCTGATGGTCTTGGAGTTTCATCTTGTATCAGGAAAAGTCTTGAAGATGCTGGAGTAGCACCAGAAGAG GTTAGTTACATTAATGCTCATGCAACTTCCACTCTTGCGGGTGACTTGGCGGAGGTAAATGCTATTAATCAAGTCTTCAAGAACCCATCTGGGATTAAGATGAATGCAACCAAG TCTATGATAGGGCACTGCCTTGGAGCAGCAGGAGGTTTAGAGGCCATCGCAACAGTGAAAGCCATCACTACTGGATGGCTGCATCCTAGTATAAATCAATTT AATCCCGAGCCAGCAGTTGAGTTTGATACAGTTGCTAACAAAAAGCAGCAGCATGAAGTTAATATTG CTATCTCAAATTCATTCGGATTTGGAGGGCACAACTCTGTGGTGGTATTTGCACCTTTCAAGCCATGA